The genomic window CCCAGGAGGACCTAAAAAAATCAATCTTGCCACTATTGTTTTACCATTCCTTCGTAGCGCTGAGAGATGACATAAGTGCGAACTTGTCTTGCGGTATCAATCGCCACACCGACAAGAATTAGCAAAGATGTTGCTCCTAGTCCTCTAAAAGTTGGTACGCCTACCGCGCTTTCTACCGCCGTCGGAATAATTGCAACAGTTCCTAAAAACAACGCACCAAGTAAAGTTAAGCGATTTAAAACCCCCTCAACATATTCGCTGGTTGCTTTTCCAGGACGAATCCCTGGAATACTAGCGCCCATTTTCTTCAAGTTTTGCGACAAATCAACGGGGTTAACAATTAACGACGCATAGAAATAACTAAAGAAAACAATGGAAACTAGATAAACTAGCGCGTAAGCCCAAGGAGCAGAACCGCCGGGGCTAAGATAGTTGGTAGCAATATTGCTTATAGTTGCGTTTCCAGTTGCGTTAGCTAAAAACGCTGGCAAAATCAGGATACTAGAAGCAAAAATAATCGGCATTACTCCCCCCTGAATTAACTGCAAAGGTAAGTAACTGCGCCGTTCTTCTTGAACTTTTCGCCCAACTTGACGACGAGCAGAAAGAATCGGAATTTTGCGGCTGGCTTCTTGCACAAAAACAATGCCCACAATGGTTACGAGAAACACCAATAGGAGGACAACAACCCGACCTACGGCCGCTCTACCACCCGTTTGAGCAAAAGTAACTGTATCGCCTAAAGACTTGGGTAAAGCCGCGACAATGTTGACGAAAATCAGCAAAGATGCGCCATTTCCAACCCCGCGCTCAGTAATTAGTTCTGATGCCCACATAATGAACATGGAACCCGCTATAAGTGCGATCGCAGTTTGAACTACAAAAGCTGGGCCTGGTACAATCGCAAAAGGTCGCACCCAAATAGCAGCAATAAAAATACTCTGCAAAACTGCCCAACCAAAAGAAACATAGCGGGTAATTTGCGAGATTTTCCGTCGTCCTGCTTCCCCTTCATTTTTTTGTAAGTTTTCTAAAGCGGGAATTGCTGCCGTTAACAATTGAATAATAATCGAGGCGTTAATGTAGGGCAAAATGCCTAAAGCAAAGATGCCCAAGGTAGAAAGTCCACCACCGGAAAAGATGTCTAAAAAGCCAATAATCGCGTTATTATTTTGTACGGCTTGGGTAAACTGTTCGCGGTTAATACCTGGGATGGGTAAAAACACACCAAGACGCGCCAATATTAAGATCCCAATGGTGACAAACAGCCGTCCTCTAAGTCCGGCGGTTTGTGCCATCTGCATAAAAGTTTCTTGAGCAGTTGGGGCTTTATCTCGACTAATCATAAAGTACCTTTTTAATTATTTTGGCACTGCGTTGTTTACGGCTAAAACGTGCTAAAAATTTAGCCTATACTATTTGACAACTGCCCCCAGCCGCTTCAATTTTGCTTTTAGCCGATGCTGTAAAAGCAGCAGCTTGAACTGTAAGCGGTACAGTTAGTTCGCCATCTCCCAAGATTTTTAACGAGCCTTTAAATGCCGTTAAAATTCCGGCAGCTTTTAAAGAAGCAACATTTACTTCGGTATTGGCAGCTAAATCGGCGAGTTTGGAGACATTAATAATAGTGTAAACTTTCCGGTTGACGAGGGGAAAGCCCTTCAACTTAGGAACGCGACGGTACAAAGGCTGCTGTCCACCTTCAAAGCCGGGTCTGGTACTGCTACCAGAACGAGCTTTTTGTCCGCGCATCCCCTTACCCGCACTAGCTCCCTGTCCGGCGGCAATTCCTCGCCCTAAGCGGCTAGAGCGTTTTCTTGAGCCTTTTTGGGGCTTGGCATCATTTAATCGCATAGTGGTTAAGTAGTGTAAAGATTTTCAATGGGTACGCCGCGCTCTTGAGCTACTTCAGACATAGTGCGGAGAGTGGAAAGCGCATTAACTGCCGCCCGTGCATTATTAAGCGGATTATTTGAGCCGAGTTGTTTTGCTAAAATATTGCGAACTCCAGCGAGTTCTAATACCGTGCGTACTGCACCCCCCGCAATTACTCCAGTTCCGGGAGCCGCCGGACGCATCATAACTTTAGCACCGCCCCCTACACCGTTTGTAGGATGGGGAATTGAGTTACTTTTAGTAATTGGCACGTCGATTAAGTGCTTTTTGCCATCAGCTACGCCTTTTTTAACAGCGCCGATGACATCTCCAGCTTTACCCACCCCGATACCAACTTGACCGCGTTCGTTGCCGATCGCTACAATGGCACGGAAACTGAGTTTTTTACCACCTTTAACTACTTTGCTGACGCGGCGAATTTGAATCACGCGCTCTTGAAAAGTAACTTCTTTCTCTTTCGTGCGCTTATTAGTTTTGCGCCGTTCGGTTGCCATAATTTATATTCCTCAGTAGATATTGCTTTAAAAATCTAACCCAGCTTCCCGTGCGGCTTCAGCAAGGGCTTTAATCCGACCGTGATAGAGGTTTCCGCCCCGGTCAAATACAACTTTGGATATGCCTTTTTCTAAGGCTCGTGTAGCGATGAGTTTACCGACTTCGGTAGAGGCAGCACAAGTAGCGCCTAATTCCATTACTTTTATTGCAGCTTCTACCGTAGAAGCCGCCGCCATAGTTAGATGCTGAGTATCATCTATGACTTGAGCATAAATATGTTGATTGGAGCGAAAAACTGCCAAACGCGGGCGAGCTTGGCTGCCGAAAACTTTGCCACGAACGCGGCGGTGTCGGCGGATTTTTGATTGATGGCGAGTGAGTTTCATGTTTACTTCTTACCTGTCTTACCAGCTTTACGTCTAACCGCTTCTCCGGCGTAGCGAATACCTTTACCTTTGTAAGGTTCGGGAGGACGAACGGCGCGAATTTTGGCGGCGGTATTGCCTACTTCTTCTTTGTTAAATCCACTAACGATAACGTTGGTGTTTGTTTCGACAGCAATGGTTACGCCGTCGGGAGGTTCAATAATTACGGGATGGCTGTAGCCTACGTTTAAAGTTAGGGTACGTCCTTGAACTTGAGCGCGATAGCCTACCCCTTGAATTTCCAAACGGCGCTGAAATCCTTGAGATACTCCTTCAACCATGTTGGCAACTAAGGTACGGGATAAGCCGTGCATTTGCCGAGCGGGGCGGGATTCATCGCGCCGCTTCACCAGCAGGGTATCGCCTTCTTGTTCTATTGTTACTGTATTAGAAAGAACCCGCGATAGTTCGCCTTTTGGCCCTTTAACAGCAACGTGCGACCCATCAATCGTGACAGTAACTTTATTCGGTACAGTAATGGGAAGCTTACCAATTCTAGACATAACTACTTACTCCTATTGATTAGCGGTAATAGTGCCGCTAATGTTTCTACCAGACGTAGCACAGAATTTCGCCCCCTAGTCCTTGACGGCGGGCTTCGCGGTCGGTCATGATGCCGCTAGAAGTGGAGATAATTGCAATGCCAATTCCACCTAATACACGCGGTAGCTCTTTGTGGTTGGCGTAAACGCGCAAACCAGGTTTGCTAATCCGCTTTAAGGCATTAATTAAGGGTTGACGGTTTTTACCTTTGTATTTTAAGGCGATCGTCAAGTTGCATTTGATTCCTTCTCCTTCTTCGCCAACTTCGGCAATAAAGCCTTCGCTTTGCAGCACTTTAGCAATATTACGAGTTACTTTTGTTGCTGGTACGTGCGTCACCTGATGCCGTGCCATATTGGCGTTGCGGATGCGCGTCAGCATATCTGCAATTGTGTCGTTAGCCGCCATCGTTTCCTCTTTACAATTTTATTGATCGTTTCGAAAAGGCATTCCAATTTCTTTAAGCAAAGCCCGACCTTCTTCGTCTGTTTTGGCTGTGGTGATAATGGAAATATCTAAGCCACGAACTTGATCGATGCTGTCATATTCCACTTCAGGAAATATTATTTGTTCTCTTACGCCCAAGGTATAGTTACCGCGTCCGTCAAAGCTTTTGGGGCTAATGCCGCGAAAGTCGCGGATTCGGGGTAAAGATAAACCGATTAGACGGTCTAAAAAGTCATACATCCGATCGCCACGCAATGTCACCATCAAGCCGACGGGCATTCCTTGACGAATTTTAAAACCCGCGATCGCTTTTTTAGCGCGAGTAACTACAGGTTTTTGTCCAGTAATTACAGCGACTTCCTTTAAAGAAGCTTCTAAAGATTTAGCGTTTTGCGCTGCTTCTCCCAATCCCCGGTTAATCGTGACTTTAATCACCTTGGGAACTTCTTGAACGTTCTCGTAGTGGAATTGTTCAACTAATTTAGGAACAATTGTTTGCTGATATAAGCTTTTAAGTCGAGTTGCCATAGTTTTGAGCTTTTCCCTGGTCTTTGTCAGGGCTAATAAGTTGAATAAAATAGCTTGGAAATGCTATTTATCCAGGATTTCCCCAGTTTTTTTCAGCATCCGTAGTTTGCGCCCTTGTTCGTTAAAGGTGTAACAAACCCGACTAGCTACATTTTGCTTGGTCGAATACAACATCACATTTGAGCTATGAATGGGAAATTCGGAAGTAACAATTCTCCCCGATTCTCCTTCTTGCTGAGGTTTGACGTGTTTTGTTTTAATATTCACGCCCTTAACTGTGACTTTGCTAGTTTTGGAAAAAACTTCGACAATTTCGCCAACTTTGCCGCGATCTTTACCAGCGATAACTTGCACAGTATCGCCAGTTTTGACATGCATTTTGTGCCGTTGGGGCAGCTTGTTTGATTGCTTGGTTGTTGCCATTACAGTACCTCTGGAGCCAGAGAAACAATTTTAGTAAAGTTTTTATCTCTTAGTTCCCGCGCCACTGGACCAAAGACGCGAGTGCCTCTAGGATTGCCATCAGCATTGATAATTACGGCGGCGTTATCGTCAAAACGAATGCACATACCGCTATCACGGTTCATGCCTTTACGAGTACGCACGATTACAGCGCGGACAACATCGGACTTTTTGACCGCCATGTTGGGACTAGCGTCTTTAACCACAGCGATAATTACATCGCCAACGTTGCCGTAGCGACGATTGCCACCACCGCCACCTAAGACGCGGATACACATCAATTTTCTCGCGCCGCTATTATCGGCGACGGTAAGATAAGTTTGGGGTTGAATCACGGTTGCGCCTCCTCTGTAGCTTCAGTAGTAGCTACCGTCCGGTTGAGGATATCAATTACTACCCAGCGCTTAGTTTTGCTCAAAGGTCTGGTTTCTTGAATGCGGACGCGATCGCCCACTACACATTTATTTTCTTCGTCGTGAACTTTGTAGCGCTGAGTGCGGACTACAATTTTGCCGTACTTAGGATGAGGAGAGCGGTTTTCGATGGCTACTACCACCGTTTTTTGCATTTTATCGCTCACCACTAAGCCAACTCTTTCTTTGACTGCCATAATTACTTACTCTGGTACTGCGATGGCTGCGAGTTTGCGTTCGTGTTCTACACTTAGTAACTGCGCTAACCGATGTTTGGCGTGGCGGAACATATGAGGCTTTTCTAGCTGTCTGGTAGCTTTTTGCAACCGCAACTGAAATAACTGCTTTTTGACGGCGTTAATTTGCTCGTTTAGTTCTTCGTCGTTTAAGCTTCGAGCTTCAGAAATTTTTGGAAGTGCCATTATTTATACTTCCTCCAATTGTTCGCGCATAATAAACTTGGTATGAATGGGCAGCTTATGAGACGCAAGGCGCATAGCTTCACGGGCTGTAGCTTCGGGAACACCAGTAATTTCAAATAAAATTCGTCCTGGCTTAACTACAGCTACCCAAAATTCGGGCGAACCTTTACCAGAACCCATCCGAGTTTCGGCAGGGCGCATAGTTACAGGCTTATCGGGGAAAATCCGAATCCAGATTTTGCCACCGCGACGCAAGTAACGGTTCATAGCTCGACGACTAGCTTCGATTTGCCTTGATGTAATCCAAGAGGGTTCTTGAGCTTGCAAGCCATAATCGCCAAAGTTTAGGGTGCTACCTTTAGTAGCTAGTCCTCTCATTCGTCCGCGCTGTTGTTTGCGGAATTTTGTTCTTCTTGGACTTAACATGACATTAATCAGGAAGTGGGTAGGGCGGAAACAAATAGCTAACTATTAATTTCCTTCGTTGGAGCGGTCTTCAAACTGTTGGCGACGGCGACCTTGGCGACGGCGCGGTTGATTATTGTCGTCAGGAGTAGGTTGCTGTTCTTGTCCGGGGATAATTTCACCCTTAAAGACCCACACTTTTACACCCAAGATCCCGTAAATAGTTTTAGCGGTGCAGTAGGCGTAATCAATATCAGCACGTAAAGTATGCAGGGGTACTCTGCCTTCACGAGTCCATTCTGTCCGGGCAATTTCTGCACCGTTGAGACGACCGCCGACTTGAATTCTGATCCCTTGAATCCCGGCTCTTTGAGCGCGTTGGATCGATTGGCGAACTACACGACGGAAGGAAACCCGGCGCTCTAGTTGTCCGGCGATGTACTCGGCGATTAAATAAGCATTAGCGTCAACTTGAGGCACTTCTACCACGTTGATGCGAATTTGCCGATTGCCGCCTAATAGTTCGTTAAGTCCGTTACGTAGGGCTTCGATGCCCGTACCGCCACGACCTACGACTACACCGGGACGAGCCGTACTAACTTCTAGCTCGATTTGGTCGGCTTTACGAGAAATTTTTACTTCAGCAATTCCGGCGTTATTCGCTGCCAGACGACCGAGTTTTTTTTCTATATACTGCCGCAACTTATAGTCTTCTTGAAGCAAACTCGGATAGCGCTGAGGATCGGCAAACCATTGCGAGCGATGCTCCTGCGTGATACCCAAGCGGAAACCGACTGGATTTATCTTTTGTCCCACAATTTAACGAGTCCTTGTGTGATTATTTACTTGGTTGGTGCGCCGATCGCAACGGCTACAGTAATGTGGCACGTTGGTTTGCGAATTTGGTAAGCCCGACCTTGCGCTCTTGGTTGAAAGCGTTTGAGTACAGGCCCTTGGTCAGCAAAGGCTTGAGAGATTTTTAGTTCGGCGGGATCGAGTCCTTCGTTATGCTCGGCGTTGGCGACGGCGCTCCGCAAGACTTTGAGGACGGGATCGCAGGCACGATAAGGCATAAATTCCAGAATTATTAATGCTTCCCTGTACGATCGCCCGCGAATTTGGTCGAGAACTCGGCGCACCTTAAAAGGGGACATCCGAATGTAACGAGCGATCGCTTTGATTTCTTTTTGATCTGTAGCCATAATTTTCTCCTGTAGCTTTTAGGGGCTAAAAGCTTTATCTCCCGGCTTTTTTGTCACTTTTGGAGTGACCGCGAAACGTCCGAGTTGGGGCAAATTCGCCTAATTTGTGTCCAACCATTTGTTCGCTTAAGAAAACTGGTATGTGCTGTCTACCGTTGTGGACTGCGATCGTATGACCGACCATTTGCGGCAAAATTGTCGAAGCCCGCGACCAAGTTTTGATTACTTGTTTTTCACCTTTGGCATTTAGCTTTTCAACTTTGGTAAGTAAGCTATCGGCTACAAAAGGCCCTTTTTTTAGCGATCGACCCATAATTTAATACTTTTGAAAGTAAGCGATTAGTTTTGAGACAAAAAGAACTGATTTAAGACTCTCTACCGCCTCTACCGCGTTTCGAGGATTTGCGCCGACGACGGATAATTAGAGCGCTACTAGCTTTCTTCTTCTTCCGAGTCTTGTAACCCAAGGTTGGTTTACCCCAAGGAGTAACAGGGCCTGGTCTACCAATAGGCGCTCTACCTTCACCACCTCCGTGGGGATGGTCTACGGGGTTCATGACGCTACCTCTAACTTTGGGGCGGCGACCTTTCCAACGATTGCGTCCAGCTTTACCCGCACTCAGGTTTCTCATTTCTGAGTTACCTACTTGACCTAAAGTTGCGTAGCATTCGCGGCGGACTAACCGAACTTCCCCAGAGGGCAACTTGAGAGTAACGTAATCACCCTCTTTTGCTACTACTTGAGCGCTTGCACCCGCAGAACGAACCATTTGCCCACCTTTTCCGGCGGTTAGTTCGACGTTGTGGACGCTTGTACCCAAAGGAATTTTAGATAAAGGTAAGGCGTTTCCGTCTTCGTAAGGTGAATCGGGACCGGAGATAATCATTGTCCCGACGGCTAAACCTGCGGGGTGAAGAATATATCTTTTTTCCCCATCTCGGTAAAATAGCAAAGCAATTCGAGCGTTGCGATTGGGATCGTACTCGATAGCTGCTACTTTTGCGGGAATGTTGTGTTTATCGCGTTTAAAATCGATCTCACGATAAAGTTGCTTGTGTCCGCCACCGCGACGACGGCTAGTAATTACACCGCGATTGTTTCGCCCTTTGGGACGATGAACGGTATAAGTTAAGCTTTTTTCCGGTTCGCTTTTGGTAATTTCCCCAAAGTCGGAAACAGTGCATTGGCGAGTGCTGGAAGTGTATGGTTTATAAGAACGAGTACCCATAATTAGTAGTTTTGAGTTTTAAGGTTTGAGTTATTAAGACACTTTGAACTGATAACTAACTACACTTCCGGGAATAGCGCTTGTCTAATTTTTTCTTCGTCGCCAGGAGCTAAAGTAACGATCGCTTTTTTATATTGCGGTTTGTACCCGGTATGCTTGCCTACTCGCTTTTGTTTGCGGGGGGGCATATAGGTATTTACTTTAGTAATTTTGACTTGAAACAAGCTTTCGATCGCGGCTTTAATTGCTGGCTTGGTAGCGTTAGGAGTGACGGCAAAAGTGTATTTGTTTTGCTCCATCAGCAGGGTAGCTTTTTCAGTCACAATTGGGCGACGCACGATATCCGGTAGATTCCGCTCATCAAACTGAGTCACTGTAAACCTCCTGGATTTTTGCTAAAGCGGCGGCGGTAGTGATAATTTTGTCGGCGTTTAGCACGTCGTAAATATTCAACTGGTGAGCCGGATACATTTTTAAGCCAGCAACGTTACGGGCTGATAGATAAATGTTTTGGTTTGGTTCGGTAACAATTAACAAAATTTTGGCGCTGCTATCAACTCCCCAACGAGCGATCGCACTGAGCAATTCTTTTGTCTTTGGTTTAGAAAACTGATCGCCAAATTCTTCCACCACTACCATGTCGTTAGTGCGGCTAAAAAATGCGGTTCTTAATGCTAAACGGCGCTCTTTGCGGTTTAGTTTTGTCTCAAAGTCTCTTGGTTTTGGTCCAAAAATAACACCGCCACCTCTCCACAATGGAGAACGAATCGATCCGGCTCTAGCGCGACCTGTTCCTTTTTGTCGCCAAGGTTTGCGACCACCACCGCGAACTTCAGCGCGGGTTTTTGTACAAGCGTTTCCTTGCCTAGCGTTGGCTAGTTGGCGGATTAAGGCACGATGAACAACGTGAGAAGCGGTTTTCTCTTTAGCAACTTTTAATTCTAAAGTTGTTTGCCCGACTTCCTCTCCTTGCCAATTTTTTACTACACAATCAACCATATTGGCTTACCTCGTAACAGCTAAAGCTTGCGCGTTTAACTATCGATTTGACTTTTACTTTTTAAGTGGAGCGTTTTAACCTTTTAGCTGGCGAAATACTTAGTAGTGCGCCAGGTTTGCCAGGAATTGCCCCTTTGATTAATAACAAGTTGCGTTCTGGATCTACTCTAACGATGGTGAGCTTGCCAATAGTGACGCGCTTACCGCCCAATCGTCCCGCCATTTTTTTACCAGGATAGACGCGACCTGGGGTAGTACCCGCACCGATAGATCCGGGCGCTCGGTGGTTTTTAGAACCGTGAGACATTGGACCTCTGCCAAAATTATGCCGTTTTTGATAACCAGCAAAACCCCGACCGATACTTGTCCCTGTAACATCAACAATTTGCCCGGCGGCAAATATTTCTGCTGTAAGTTGCTGACCAGGAGTATATTCGCTGGAATTATCAGCAAGATACTCGCGCAAATGACGCAATGGCGGCGCTGAAGACTTGCTCAGATGCCCCAATTCTGGTTTGTTTAACGATTTTGGCTTTACTTCTTTAAATCCAACTTGGATGGCGCTGTAGCCATCGGTTTGAGTTGTCTTAACTTGGGTAACAGTGCAGGGCCCAGCTTGAACGATAGTTACAGGGATAGCCCGTCCTATTTCGTCAAAGATTTGGGTCATGCCCAGCTTGGTGCCGAGGATTCCTACAGACACGGGTAACTGGTTCTCCTTTTTTCACGCATGGGGTGGTTTTGATTTCTAGTGCGATCGCCAGCATTTAAGCTCTGTTGCAGCACAGAAATATCTAGAATTTCAGCATTACCCGAAATTCTTTTATTTTGATGATTGTTCAGCAATTGCCAACATTAGCAAGAAATCGCTTCTACAAGTTCCAGGGTATTTGAGGACTTAAGCGCATCAATCGCTTAGTATCCCGCACATTAATTTGTGCTAATAACAAATCTTTAAATAAGCTTGCTATTCCTGGCTTTGGGGCTGCTATTTGTAATTAGACTGCTATAACCTTGGGGCGATATTTAACGGATAAAACAATTTTTATCTGAACTCACTCCGGCATAATTTACAGTTAAACTAATCAATTTTGACCACGATCTAATAGTTTAGATGAAGATGAGTAAATTGACAACTCTAATTATCGGAAATTAGCACTGGTGGCGATCGCAATAAAAAGAACAAATCTTTAACGGGCTGCTTTTAATGCCATCGATAGAGATAATAAAAACATTAAGTATAGTTAACAACAAAAGTAATGGCGCTAATTACCACTGGCAAGCAACTGATTCGAGACTTGGAAAAATCGGGGGCGTTGGGTTTGTACGTACCGCCAGAGGGTGGTTACGAAGGACGCTATCAAAGGAGAGTTCGAGCGGCGGGTTATACAACCTTACTAATGACGGCACGTGGTTTGGGAGACTTGGCGGCTTATCTCACTGGAGTGCATGGAGTTCGCCCCGCTCATTTAGGTAAAAAAGATATTAGAGTTTATTACTTACCACCAATTGTTAACTACCATTTGGAAAATTTGCCGCCCAAGTCCAAAGGGCTAGTTTTGTGGATGATGGAAGGGCATTTGCTTTCTAACCAAGAAATAGAATATTTGGCTTCGTTACCACAACTAGAGCCAAGAGTGAAGATAGCGATTGAAAGAGGCGGCGATCGCTTCTTTCGTTGGATGCCGTTAAAAGAAACCTTAGAAGCGAGTTACAAAGCAGTATAGAGAGCTTTTATTTGGGTAATTCAGCATCAACGAGCGATCGCAAATCTGGGGGTAAAGTTTGCACAAGCCGAACTTGAGAAACATTTTGGGCGATCGCTCTTGTATAGTTAGCGCTTAAATAAGGTAAATATTGGGCATCATTGGCGACGTAAGCAGAGCTAAAAGCAACACTCAAGGCTCTCATATAGCGCCGAATTAAGTTAGGGTGAGCGCCGTAGATAGGAATAGGTAAGCTTATAGGAGAAGTAGCGGGGTCAGGTTCGGAAAGTGTAGAAAAGTGAGTTCCACCTTCTAGTAATACTAGATATTTTTTCTCGGTAGTTAACCAGCTAAAAGGGATAATTTGCTCGGATAAAGCTGGTGCAACCGTGTCATCGCTGCTACTGACAATCATTAAGGGAATGGAAATTTTACTGAGGCTTTCTTCCCCAAAAATGCTGTTACTCAAAGGATTAATAGCGATCGCGGCTTTAACTCGCAAGTCGCGCAAGTTGTACTGAGTTACAGGCAATTCTAAAGCCCGACATTGCAGAAGTAGAGATATATTCCAAGCATCAACGCGATTTTTACAGTCTTTTTGCAGTTGAGAGAAATTAATCGGAGCGCCAGCTAAAGCTAGTGCGGTATAACCGCCATAGGATTGTCCAATAACTCCTACTTGGTCTAAGTTAAGTTGGTAGGTGGAATCGTTTTGGTCAAGCAACTGGAGGCGATCGAGTAAATAAGTTACATCGTAAGGACGATTGATAAATTCGCTGGGTTCTTCGGCGGTGTTAACTCGTCCTGTTAGCAGATTTTGCACTCTTTCGGTATTGCTCCCAGGATGTTCGGGGACAGCGACAGCAAACCCATAGGAGACTAGGTGCGTAGCTAGATAAGCTAGAGTTGTGCGATCGCTTGCTAAACCATGAGAAATTACGATTACCGGGGCTGGGCGAGAAGTAACGGGGATGTAAAAATCGGCAATATAATTGCGATCGCGCCTTTTGTCGTTTAGGGTCAGCGTTTGTTTATTCCACTTAAAACGCCCATTGCTGCGGAGATCGGGTAATTGGGAAAAATCCGTTACTCCAGTATTAGCTTCAGTTTCCGATTGTTTGGCGATAGAAGCGATCGCGGTATTGGTGCGATTGATAATAGTTTCTACTTCCTCAGCAAGTTGCAGACTGCGGTTTAAATCTACCCGAATACTGTTGCTAGGAAAGTGGCGCAAAACATTTAATAATGTCAATCCTTCCTTATCGGCGGCGGCTAACACTAGAGCCGAGCGTAAGGCATAAACCCCCGTTTGTCGGGACTCTGTTTGAATAATTTGCCCAATTCTTTGTAGTAAATCTTCCCCTTGAGGGGTGTAAAAAAACTGAGAAATGGCGACGGGTTCTAAATTTACTCGCGTCATCAAAACTCGCCGCAACTGTTCCATTACCTGGGGTTCGGTATAATTGGCATAGGCGGCTAAATCGTCATTAATTATGCCTTTTTTGGCGTAAATTTCTAAAGCATCAACAGAAATTGAGCGCTCGAAAGCTGAATAAGAAACATAAATGCGTTGGGCGGCTATGGTGGGACGAGGTAAGGCGAAGGAAGGTATTAGTAGAGATATAGCGATCGCCAGGGTTTGGAATGCTTTGTGTTTGAGCATAATTAAATTTTCGGGGATGATTTACCTAAAGCGATCGCCATTGAGCCAG from Synechocystis sp. PCC 7509 includes these protein-coding regions:
- the rplD gene encoding 50S ribosomal protein L4, with amino-acid sequence MVDCVVKNWQGEEVGQTTLELKVAKEKTASHVVHRALIRQLANARQGNACTKTRAEVRGGGRKPWRQKGTGRARAGSIRSPLWRGGGVIFGPKPRDFETKLNRKERRLALRTAFFSRTNDMVVVEEFGDQFSKPKTKELLSAIARWGVDSSAKILLIVTEPNQNIYLSARNVAGLKMYPAHQLNIYDVLNADKIITTAAALAKIQEVYSDSV
- the rplB gene encoding 50S ribosomal protein L2, encoding MGTRSYKPYTSSTRQCTVSDFGEITKSEPEKSLTYTVHRPKGRNNRGVITSRRRGGGHKQLYREIDFKRDKHNIPAKVAAIEYDPNRNARIALLFYRDGEKRYILHPAGLAVGTMIISGPDSPYEDGNALPLSKIPLGTSVHNVELTAGKGGQMVRSAGASAQVVAKEGDYVTLKLPSGEVRLVRRECYATLGQVGNSEMRNLSAGKAGRNRWKGRRPKVRGSVMNPVDHPHGGGEGRAPIGRPGPVTPWGKPTLGYKTRKKKKASSALIIRRRRKSSKRGRGGRES
- a CDS encoding 50S ribosomal protein L23, producing MTQFDERNLPDIVRRPIVTEKATLLMEQNKYTFAVTPNATKPAIKAAIESLFQVKITKVNTYMPPRKQKRVGKHTGYKPQYKKAIVTLAPGDEEKIRQALFPEV
- the rpsS gene encoding 30S ribosomal protein S19, whose protein sequence is MGRSLKKGPFVADSLLTKVEKLNAKGEKQVIKTWSRASTILPQMVGHTIAVHNGRQHIPVFLSEQMVGHKLGEFAPTRTFRGHSKSDKKAGR
- the ndhN gene encoding NAD(P)H-quinone oxidoreductase subunit N gives rise to the protein MALITTGKQLIRDLEKSGALGLYVPPEGGYEGRYQRRVRAAGYTTLLMTARGLGDLAAYLTGVHGVRPAHLGKKDIRVYYLPPIVNYHLENLPPKSKGLVLWMMEGHLLSNQEIEYLASLPQLEPRVKIAIERGGDRFFRWMPLKETLEASYKAV
- a CDS encoding alpha/beta hydrolase, coding for MLKHKAFQTLAIAISLLIPSFALPRPTIAAQRIYVSYSAFERSISVDALEIYAKKGIINDDLAAYANYTEPQVMEQLRRVLMTRVNLEPVAISQFFYTPQGEDLLQRIGQIIQTESRQTGVYALRSALVLAAADKEGLTLLNVLRHFPSNSIRVDLNRSLQLAEEVETIINRTNTAIASIAKQSETEANTGVTDFSQLPDLRSNGRFKWNKQTLTLNDKRRDRNYIADFYIPVTSRPAPVIVISHGLASDRTTLAYLATHLVSYGFAVAVPEHPGSNTERVQNLLTGRVNTAEEPSEFINRPYDVTYLLDRLQLLDQNDSTYQLNLDQVGVIGQSYGGYTALALAGAPINFSQLQKDCKNRVDAWNISLLLQCRALELPVTQYNLRDLRVKAAIAINPLSNSIFGEESLSKISIPLMIVSSSDDTVAPALSEQIIPFSWLTTEKKYLVLLEGGTHFSTLSEPDPATSPISLPIPIYGAHPNLIRRYMRALSVAFSSAYVANDAQYLPYLSANYTRAIAQNVSQVRLVQTLPPDLRSLVDAELPK
- the rplC gene encoding 50S ribosomal protein L3, whose translation is MSVGILGTKLGMTQIFDEIGRAIPVTIVQAGPCTVTQVKTTQTDGYSAIQVGFKEVKPKSLNKPELGHLSKSSAPPLRHLREYLADNSSEYTPGQQLTAEIFAAGQIVDVTGTSIGRGFAGYQKRHNFGRGPMSHGSKNHRAPGSIGAGTTPGRVYPGKKMAGRLGGKRVTIGKLTIVRVDPERNLLLIKGAIPGKPGALLSISPAKRLKRST